In one Phyllostomus discolor isolate MPI-MPIP mPhyDis1 chromosome 8, mPhyDis1.pri.v3, whole genome shotgun sequence genomic region, the following are encoded:
- the BAHCC1 gene encoding LOW QUALITY PROTEIN: BAH and coiled-coil domain-containing protein 1 (The sequence of the model RefSeq protein was modified relative to this genomic sequence to represent the inferred CDS: inserted 3 bases in 2 codons; deleted 3 bases in 3 codons; substituted 1 base at 1 genomic stop codon) has protein sequence MDGRDFAPPPHLLSERGSLGHRSAAAAARLAPAGPAAQPGAHFQPGKYFPSPLPMASHTASSRLMGSSPASSFMGSFLSGGLGAAASSHPSGPTPAPSEQAYRGSHPAPSQLWFSHSHEAPGYPRFSGSLASTFLPMSHLDHHGNSNVLYGQHRFYGTQKDNFYLRNLPPQPTLLPTNHGFPGMARAAPSHPVGSCSRDRGEAATLQKGTKEFGRFLMGKELGKDKAGKAAEGKERPAAEEDKERHKLVLPLPADGPCKESAAARGPCEGRPKHLASCLLNAKVLNGEMGTATLASCAGGVLVRPGVGVVASGRCPKEAAGPAEPGQAFGECLERRQALQHAAAYTVPSGLPAGPPPPLSTAAGSFPCLQLHAGPEGLCPLQDKVPRGLKASGPTFVPSVGHLADKSRPFQGAETCAVAGEGKDRHLDGALASDHAAPYGVSYAHLKAEGKGERRPGGFEAALNPRLKGLEYLHSAGPEAPFPGLPTGALDKSSYFELPAPAQDCPRPGHQDPLGGKSPQACCTLDKTAGKEAPAGPPGAQKVARIRHQQHLVAPEVEPGGAGAESKRKSLELAASLGCSGPQLPPWGVRSGHGAATAVGEEPKGGAYLDPFSGSLPQAALLPQDLPAPPDEVSAMKNLLKYSNQALVVGQKAPFVGLGGGGGLKASCAQQEVKCPAGKASGPAPGEAERPDCARSREHEAPHGDGEVRQPPVGIAVALARQKDTVSRPETAYGSNAGRQGRAAPAFKAGGGPRAAHTLDLEAEEERARLCEDRXGLAGRELLLQDNKDLVEFTRIHPSGGCPRDLAPHLMIAGGSSLQSGQLGTEPAPPPHPAHPPWLPRTRSPSLWMGGHSYGLGHPALHQNLPPGFPASVPGSVPPVFPLSQDAPTQLVILPSEPAPHTAPHSLAEVMDQAPLWPPMYGGRGPASHMQHPGQLPMYSRSQFLRQQELYALQHPPQHPPQHPPQHQQPPPQPPQQRAAAQFQRKPEDHPLELQEPAQEKALKSTHKPVALTPTAKGTPSPATTGPAKLSPCCHSPPQKPPASCPASPLPCPAAPCTLSGCLAGSPGLGPQPPGTEDRGGEGRRAGARLSALEPDLPLGHACPAASSGCFSLPPSVHSPDLSDPRTMQTPVPRARPEPARTPVPGEPPRRGPQSPEEPGLPSGAREAPRDQCCHPPPCXAGXPPEKTADPSPLEGLQELRCGALLQGGGPEATGLADSTQGGAREERTTGEGAEQGEQEPPPGADGRALERQTGSPRTLERAEQGEWQPPREVGPEEAAKFEEQELEGEGERDWGLTAGDSHLPRVLLGLDALVAATIDLGDLPGTGPPALPGPPSSGTHGIALLSELADLDFQPQRREPALPEEEDVLTFNLRRLATLASAWSLVEAASLDSPASSARPPAAGPCGAPPLTPRMQILQRKDTWTPKSKPVCPLKAAIDRLDTQEVEMRLRLAELQRRYKEKQRELARLQRKHDPERDESSRSPARRGPGRPRKRKLSSLLPALRPGGDVKKVKAVRPSLSLLCAELRDGEAPAKKRGRLEKGVYVGLQAGAAEKVRCKQSRGQGELASAVAHKVAQLKPKVKSKGLPAGLGPFPGGRVRKKLSRAKSAKVSATARHLQPEGGGGGGRELTPKFPAEVAAATAPEAGSGYDSEGCEGRLGTVALPAEPGLALPAGAGGAVPGPSPSSVVKMEANQKAKKKRERQGLLGACRLSSPESEVKIKRRTVKAKVGTKLERAPGRRPPGAPGKKKAKGKAKGGLRAEPGAPPGRDALFSPARALPCREEGSQLASERLKRATRKSSVLQPGLRRKNGTLSIALSPRNAKAVLGKGRKASKAVGKQGKGRAVSRLLESFAVEDDFKFDDSSSFSEEEEEEEEEAAGGPLSSEQSAALARSCTIHKEDLQDGLPVLIPKEDSLLYAGSVRTLRPPDIYSIVIDGERGNRQRIYSLEQLLQEAVLDVRPQSSRFLPPGTRVCAYWSQRSRCLYPGNVVRGNSSDEEEDLDSVVVEFDDGDTGHIAVSNIRLLPPDFKIQCTEPSPALLVSSSCRRTKKASCEAPPPSEPAAPSLSPKVHEGSDVSKAPGRKSSSKDKAGKADLLASGAKPPVGASDHFLGRRGSPLLSWAAVAQTKRKAAAVAGGKGPGLLQNLFQTNGGAKRLRAREALFPVHSVAAPVFGDGLRAASFSSLASSYAPFVGGAGPGLPGGAHRLLRAKKAERAEAEKGGRRRAGGEFLVKLDHEGVTSPKNKNCKALLVGDKDPGPKLGRPLPSPSYAHPALLGKDRKGRAPVPPLPVGLALRKFAGQAEYPLPCDSDCHSSYSDEEEDGPGLAPGVPSRFLARLSVSSSSSGSSTSSSSGSLSTSSLCSSDDEGSSCSSDDEDPALLLQTCLTHPVPALLAQPEALRSKGGGPHPHAQRCFLPRAALAGGGAGPGGSGKSKLKRKEALSFSKAKEGSRRQRLPSVENRPKISAFLPARQLWKWSGSPTQRRGMKGKARKLFYKAIVRGKETLRVGDCAVFLSAGRPNLPYIGRIESLWESWGSNMVVKVKWFYHPEETKLGKRHSDGKNALYQSCHEDENDVQTISHKCQVVGREQYERMTQSRPRQDRRDLYYLAGTYDPATGRLVTADGVPILC, from the exons CTCCAGGGTACCCCAGATTTTCGGGGAGTCTGGCATCCACCTTCCTACCCATGAGCCACTTGGATCACCATGGAAACAGCAACGTTCTCTACGGACAGCACCGTTTCTATGGAACCCAGAAAG ATAACTTCTACCTGCGCAACCTGCCCCCCCAGCCCACGCTGCTGCCCACCAACCACGGCTTCCCCGGCATGGCGCGGGCCGCCCCCAGCCACCCCGTGGGCTCCTGCAGCCGGGACCGGGGCGAGGCCGCCACGCTGCAGAAGGGCACCAAGGAGTTCGGCCGCTTCCTCATGGGCAAGGAGCTGGGCAAGGACAAGGCCGGCAAGGCCGCGGAGGGCAAGGAGCGGCCGGCGGCGGAGGAGGACAAGGAGCGGCACAAGCTGGTGCTGCCGCTGCCGGCCGACGGCCCCTGCAAGGAGAGCGCCGCGGCCAGGGGCCCCTGCGAGGGCCGCCCCAAGCacctggcctcctgcctcctcaacGCCAAGGTGCTCAACGGCGAGATGGGCACGGCCACGCTGGCCAGCTGTGCGGGTGGCGTGCTGGTGCGGCCCGGCGTGGGCGTGGTGGCCTCGGGTCGCTGCCCCAAGGAGGCGGCGGGGCCGGCCGAGCCGGGCCAGGCCTTCGGCGAGTGCCTGGAGAGGCGGCAGGCGCTGCAGCACGCCGCGGCCTACACGGTGCCCTCCGGCCTGCCCGCcgggccgcccccgcccctcagCACGGCCGCCGGCTCCTTCCCCTGCCTGCAGCTGCACGCCGGCCCCGAGGGGCTCTGCCCGCTGCAGGACAAAGTGCCCCGGGGCCTGAAGGCCAGCGGGCCCACCTTCGTGCCTTCCGTGGGACACCTGGCGGACAAGAGCCGCCCCTTCCAAGGGGCCGAGACCTGCGCCGTGGCGGGTGAGGGCAAGGACCGGCACCTGGACGGGGCCCTGGCA TCCGACCACGCCGCGCCCTACGGGGTCTCCTACGCCCACCTGAAGGCGGAGGGCAAGGGCGAGCGGCGGCCGGGGGGCTTCGAGGCGGCCCTCAACCCCCGGCTGAAGGGCCTGGAGTATCTCCACAGCGCAGGCCCCGAGGCCCCCTTCCCCGGGCTCCCCACGGGGGCGCTGGACAAAAGCAGCTACTTCGAGttgcccgcccccgcccaggaCTGTCCCCGGCCGGGCCACCAGGACCCCCTGGGCGGGAAG TCGCCCCAGGCCTGCTGCACTCTGGACAAGACCGCCGGCAAGGAGGCGCCCGCGGGCCCCCCCGGGGCCCAGAAGGTGGCCCGCATCCGGCACCAGCAGCACTTGGTGGCCCCCGAGGTGGAGCCGGGGGGCGCTGGGGCC GAGTCCAAACGCAAGTCCCTGGAGCTGGCGGCGTCTCTGGGCTGCAGcgggccccagctgcccccatGGGGCGTCCGGTCGGGCCACGGCGCCGCCACGGCCGTGGGCGAGGAGCCCAAGGGCGGCGCCTACCTGGACCCCTTCAGCGGCAGCCTCCCACAGgccgccctcctgccccaggacctgCCCGCCCCGCCCGACGAGGTCTCGGCCATGAAGAACCTGCTCAAGTACAGCAACCAGGCCCTGGTCGTCGGCCAGAAGGCGCCCTTCGTGGGCCTggggggcggcggcggcctcAAGGCCAGCTGCGCCCAGCAGGAGGTGAAGTGCCCGGCCGGCAAGGCCTCGGGCCCGGCCCCCGGCGAGGCGGAGAGGCCGGACTGCGCCCGCAGCCGGGAGCACGAGGCCCCGCACGGCGACGGGGAGGTGCGGCAGCCCCCCGTGGGCATCGCCGTGGCCCTGGCGCGGCAGAAGGACACGGTGAGCCGGCCAGAGACGGCCTACGGCTCCAATGCCGGGCGGCAGGGCCGGGCGGCTCCCGCCTTCAAAG CCGGCGGCGGGCCCCGCGCCGCCCACACACTGGACCTGGAGGCCGAGGAGGAGCGGGCGCGCCTGTGTGAGGACC CGGGGCTGGCCGGCCGGGAGCTGCTGTTGCA GGACAACAAGGACCTCGTGGAGTTCACCCGGATCCACCCGTCGGGCGGCTGCCCCCGAGACCTGGCCCCTCACCTCATGATCGCGGGCGGCTCCTCCCTGCAGAGCGGCCAGCTGGGCACGgagccggccccccccccccaccccgcccacccgccGTGGCTGCCCCGCAcccgcagcccctccctgtgGATGGGGGGACATTCCTACG GCCTCGGGCACCCCGCCCTGCACCAGAACCTGCCCCCCGGCTTCCCCGCCTCCGTGCCCGGCTCCGTGCCCCCCGTGTTCCCCCTCTCCCAGGACGCCCCCACGCAGCTGGTCATCCTGCCCTCAGAGCCTGCGCCCCACACCGCCCCCCACTCGCTCG CTGAAGTCATGGACCAGGCCCCGCTGTGGCCCCCCATGTACGGGGGCCGGGGCCCCGCCTCCCACATGCAGCACCCGGGCCAGCTCCCCATGTACTCGCGGTCCCAGTTCCTGCGCCAGCAGGAGCTCTACGCCCTGCAGCACCCACCTCAGCACCCACCGCAGCACCCACCTCAGCACCAACAGCCGCCGCCACAGCCGCCGCAGCAGCGGGCCGCCGCCCAGTTCCAG CGGAAGCCCGAGGACCACCCCCTGGAGCTGCAGGAGCCCGCCCAGGAGAAGGCCCTGAAGTCCACCCACAAGCCAGTTGCCTTAACCCCCACGGCCAAGGGCACCCCCTCGCCGGCCACCACGGGCCCCGCCAAGCTGTCGCCCTGCtgccactcccctccccagaaGCCCCCCGCCAGCTGCCCTGCGTCGCCGCTGCCGTGTCCCGCCGCCCCGTGCACTTTATCCGGCTGCCTCGCCGGCAGCCCCGGGCTCGGCCCCCAGCCGCCCGGCACCGAGGACAGGGGTGGAGAGGGCCGGCGCGCCGGAGCCCGCCTCAGCGCGCTGGAACCGG ACCTGCCTCTCGGACACGCGTGCCCCGCGGCCAGCTCGGGctgcttctccctgccccccagcgtGCACTCGCCTGACCTCTCCGACCCCAGAACTATGCAAACCCCGGTCCCCAGGGCCCGGCCTGAGCCAGCAAGGACGCCTGTGCCCGGGGAGCCGCCCCGCCGAGGCCCCCAGAGCCCCGAGGAGCCTGGGCTGCCCTCGGGGGCCAGGGAGGCCCCCCGGGACCAGTGCTGCCATCCCCCGCCCTGCTGAGCAGG CCCCCCAGAGAAGACGGCGGACCCCAGCCCACTGGAGGGGCTGCAGGAACTGCGATGTGGGGCCCTCCTCCAGGGAGGGGGCCCCGAAGCCACTGGCCTGGCTGATTCTACTCAGGGAGGGGCCCGAGAGGAGAGGACtacgggggagggggcggagcagGGGGAGCAAGAGCCCCCGCCGGGGGCTGACGGCCGGGCCCTGGAGCGGCAGACGGGGAGCCCCCGGACCCTGGAGCGGGCCGAGCAGGGTGAATGGCAGCCCCCCCGCGAGGTGGGGCCGGAGGAGGCGGCCAAGTTTgaggagcaggagctggagggggagggggagagggactGGGGGTTGACTGCTGGCGACAGCCACCTGCCCAGGGTGCTGCTGGGCCTGGACGCTCTGGTGGCAGCCACCATCGACCTGGGGGACTTGCCTGGCACCGGCCCGCCTGCTCTCCCTGGGCCCCCCAGCTCAGGGACCCACGGCATCGCCCTGCTCAGCGAGCTGGCCGACCTGGACTTCCAGCCGCAGAGGAGGGAGCCGGCCCTGCCAG AGGAGGAGGACGTGCTGACCTTCAACCTGCGGCGCCTGGCCACGCTGGCCTCGGCCTGGTCCCTGGTGGAGGCCGCCAGCCTGGACAGCCCCGCCTCCTCGGCCCGGCCCCCTGCAGCCGGCCCCTGCGGGGCGCCCCCGCTCACGCCCCGGATGCAGATCCTCCAGCGCAAGGACACCTGGACCCCCAAGAGCAAGCCT GTGTGCCCGCTGAAGGCCGCCATCGACCGGCTGGACACGCAGGAGGTGGAGATGCGCCTGCGGCTGGCCGAGCTGCAGCGGCGCTACAAGGAGAAGCAGCGGGAGCTGGCCCGCCTGCAGCGCAAACACGACCCCGA GAGGGACGAGAGCTCGCGGAGCCCGGCGCGGCGAGGGCCTGGCCGGCCGCGGAAGCGGAAGCTGTCCAGCCTGCTGCCTGCGCTGCGCCCCGGGGGCGATGTCAAGAAAGTCAA ggcggTGCGGCCCAGCCTGAGCCTGCTGTGCGCCGAGCTGCGGGACGGCGAGGCGCCCGCGAAGAAGCGCGGCCGCCTGGAGAAGGGCGTCTACGTGGGCCTGCAGGCCGGCGCTGCG GAGAAGGTCCGGTGCAAGCAGAGCCGCGGTCAGGGGGAGCTGGCGTCCGCAGTGGCCCACAAGGTCGCCCAGCTGAAGCCAAAGGTCAAGAGCAAGGGACTGCCCGCTGGCCTCGGCCCGTTCCCCGGGGGGCGCGTCCGGAAGAAGCTGTCCCGAGCCAAGAGCGCCAAGGTGTCTGCGACAGCTAGACACCTGCAGCccgagggcggcggcggcggcggcagggagCTGACACCCAAGTTCCCGGCCGAGGTGGCCGCGGCCACGGCCCCGGAGGCAG gcagtGGCTATGACAGTGAGGGCTGTGAGGGCCGCCTGGGCACGGTAGCGCTCCCCGCGGAGCCCGGGCTGGCGCTGCCGGCGGGGGCCGGTGGGGCGGTGCCGGGGCCCTCGCCCTCCTCCGTGGTCAAGATGGAAGCCAACCAGAAGGCCAAGAAGAAGCGGGAGCGGCAGGGCCTGCTAG GAGCCTGCCGCCTGTCCAGCCCGGAGAGCGAGGTCAAGATCAAGAGGCGAACGGTCAAGGCCAAGGTGGGCACCAAGCTAGAGCGGGCCCCCGGGCGCAGGCCCCCGGGAGCGCCAGGCAAGAAGAAGGCCAAGGGCAAGGCCAAAGGCGGCCTGCGAGCAGAGCCGGGGGCCCCCCCGGGCCGGGACGCCCTCTTCAGCCCCGCGAGGGCCCTGCCCTGCCGGGAGGAGGGCAGCCAGCTGGCCAGCGAGCGCCTCAAGAGGGCCACCcgcaagagctcggtgctgcaGCCAGGACTGCGG CGCAAGAACGGGACCCTGTCCATCGCCCTGTCGCCCCGCAACGCCAAGGCCGTcctggggaagggcaggaaggcCAGCAAGGCCGTCGGCAAGCag gGCAAGGGCAGGGCAGTGAGCCGGCTGCTGGAGAGCTTCGCTGTGGAGGACGACTTCAAGTTTGACGACAGCAGCAGCttctcagaggaggaggaggaggaggaggaggaggcggctggAGGCCCCCTGAGTTCCGAGCAGAGCGCCGCCCTGG CGCGCTCCTGCACCATCCACAAGGAGGACCTGCAGGACGGGCTGCCCGTGCTCATCCCCAAGGAGGACAGTCTGCTGTACGCCGGCAGCGTCAGGACCCTGCGGCCGCCCGACAT CTACAGCATCGTCATCGACGGGGAGAGAGGCAACCGGCAGCGCATCTACTCGctggagcagctgctgcaggaggcg GTTCTCGATGTCCGGCCCCAGTCCAGCAGGTTCCTCCCGCCCGGCACACGGGTCTGCGCCTACTGGAGCCAGAGGTCCCGCTGCCTGTACCCAGGCAACGTGGTCCGAG gcaaCTCCAGCGACGAGGAGGAGGACCTGGACTCTGTGGTGGTGGAGTTTGACGACGGGGACACCGGCCACATCGCCGTCTCCAACATCAGGCTGCTGCCTCCTGACTTCAAGATCCAGT GCACGGAGCCCTCGCCGGCCCTGCTGGTGTCCAGCAGCTGCCGCAGGACCAAGAAGGCCTCCTGCGAGGCCCCCCCGCCCAGTGAGCCCGCGgcccccagcctgtcccccaAGGTGCACGAAGGCTCCGACGTCTCCAAGGCCCCCGGGAGGAAGTCCAGCAGCAAAGACAAAGCCG GCAAAGCGGACCTCCTCGCCTCAGGTGCCAAGCCCCCCGTGGGGGCCTCCGACCACTTCCTGGGCCGCCGGGGCAGCCCGCTGCTGAGCTGGGCCGCCGTGGCGCAGACCAAGCGGAAGGCCGCGGCGGTGGCGGGCGGCAAGGGGCCGGGCCTGCTGCAGAACCTCTTCCAGACCAACGGCGGCGCCAAGCGGCTGCGGGCCCGCGAGGCGCTGTTCCCCGTGCACAGCGTGGCGGCGCCCGTGTTCGGGGACGGCCTCCGCGCCGCCTCCTTCAGCAGCCTGGCCAGCTCCTACGCGCCCTtcgtgggcggggccgggcccgGCCTGCCCGGGGGCGCCCACAGGCTGCTGCGGGCCAAGAAGGCGGAGCGGGCCGAGGCGGAGAAGGGCGGGCGGCGCCGGGCGGGCGGCGAGTTCCTGGTCAAGCTGGACCACGAGGGCGTGACCTCCCCCAAGAACAAGAACTGCAAGGCGCTGCTGGTGGGCGACAAGGACCCGGGGCCCAAGCTGGGgcgccccctgcccagccccagctaCGCGCACCCGGCCCTGCTGGGCAAGGACAGGAAGGGGCGGGCGCCCGTGCCCCCGCTGCCCGTGGGGCTGGCGCTGCGCAAGTTTGCGGGCCAGGCCGAGTACCCGCTGCCCTGTGACAGCGACTGCCACAGCTCCTACTCGGACGAGGAGGAGGACGGGCCCGGGCTGGCCCCCGGCGTGCCCTCCCGCTTCCTCGCCCGCCTGTCCGTGTCCTCCTCGTCCTCCGGCTCGTCCACCTCCTCGTCCTCGGGCTCCCTGTCCAcctccagcctctgctcctcCGACGACGAGGGCTCCTCCTGCAGCTCGGACGACGAGGACCCGGCCCTGCTGCTGCAgacctgcctcacccaccccgtGCCCGCCCTGCTGGCCCAGCCCGAGGCCCTGCGCTCCAAGGGCGGGGGCCCCCACCCGCACGCCCAGCGCTGCTTCCTGCCCAGGGCCGCCCTGGCGGGCGGGGGCGCGGGCCCCGGCGGCAGCGGCAAGTCCAAGCTCAAGCGCAAGGAGGCCCTGAGCTTCTCCAAAGCCAAAGAGGGTTCTCGGAGGCAGCGGCTGCCGTCCGTGGAGAACCGGCCAAAGATCTCCGCCTTCCTGCCGGCCCGGCAGCTCTGGAAGTGGTCAGGGAGCCCGACGCAG AGGCGCGGCATGAAGGGCAAGGCCAGGAAGCTGTTCTACAAGGCCATCGTCCGGGGCAAGGAGACGCTGCGTGTCGGGGACTGCGCCGTGTTCCTGTCCGCCGGCCGCCCCAACCTGCCCTACATCGGCCGCATCGAGAGCCTGTGGGAGTCGTGGGGCAGCAACATGGTGGTGAAGGTCAAGTGGTTCTACCACCCCGAGGAGACCAAGCTGGGGAAGCGCCACAGCGACGGGAAG AACGCCCTGTACCAGTCGTGCCACGAGGACGAGAACGACGTGCAGACCATCTCCCACAAGTGCCAGGTCGTGGGGCGCGAGCAGTACGAGCGGATGACGCAGAGCCGCCCGCGCCAGGACCGGAGGGACCTCTACTACCTGGCGGGCACCTACGACCCCGCCACGGGGCGCCTGGTGACGGCCGACGGCGTGCCCATCCTGTGCTGA